A single region of the Gorilla gorilla gorilla isolate KB3781 chromosome 1, NHGRI_mGorGor1-v2.1_pri, whole genome shotgun sequence genome encodes:
- the LOC101128883 gene encoding small proline-rich protein 2D, producing MSYQQQQCKQPCQPPPVCPTPKCPEPCPPPKCPEPCPPPKCPQPCPPQQCQQKYPPVTPSPPCQPKCPPKSK from the coding sequence ATGTCTTATCAACAGCAGCAGTGTAAGCAGCCCTGCCAGCCACCTCCTGTGTGTCCCACGCCAAAGTGCCCAGAGCCATGTCCACCCCCGAAGTGCCCTGAGCCCTGCCCACCACCAAAGTGTCCACagccctgcccacctcagcagTGCCAGCAGAAATATCCTCCTGTgacaccttccccaccctgccagcCAAAGTGTCCACCCAAGAGCAAGTAA
- the LOC101129227 gene encoding small proline-rich protein 2E — translation MSYQQQQCKQPCQPPPVCPTPKCPEPCPPPKCPEPCPPPKCPQPCPPQQCQQKCPPVTPSLPCQPKCPPKHK, via the coding sequence ATGTCTTATCAACAGCAGCAGTGCAAGCAGCCCTGCCAGCCACCTCCTGTGTGCCCCACGCCAAAGTGCCCAGAGCCATGTCCACCCCCGAAGTGCCCTGAGCCCTGCCCACCACCAAAGTGTCCACagccctgcccacctcagcagTGCCAGCAAAAATGTCCTCCTGTGACACCTTCCCTACCCTGCCAGCCAAAGTGTCCACCCAAGCACAAGTAA